The genomic stretch TCCAGAGCGACGGTGGACAGGCGCAGCGCCGGGTGTGCCGCAATGTCGAGGTCGTCGAAGCCCATGACCGAGAGGTCGCCCGGGATCGAGAGCCCCCGTTCGAGGATGGCCTGCATGGCCCCGATCGCCAGAATGTCCGACGCGGCCAGCACGGCTGAGGGGGCCAGCGGCAGCAGCCGTTCCATCGCGGCGTACCCACTGTCGTGCGAGGACACGTCCCCGCTCGTGACCAGGGCCGGGTCGAGGGTGAGCTGGTGAGCCGAGAGCGCGAGCTCGAACCCGCGGCGCCGCGCCTGCCCGACCGCGTGATCGGCGAGGTCGGCGGTGATCATGGCGATCCGGGTGTGGCCCTGCTCGATCAGGTGGCGGGTCGCGTCGAAGGCGGCGCGTTCGTTGTCCACCACCACGCTCGGCAGCCCGTGGGTCGAGAAGTCCTGCGCGATGACCACGGCCGGCATGGCGTGATGGCCGAGCCACTGGTCGTGCAGGGCGGTGTACGACGCCGCCACCCAGATGACGCCGTCGATCTGCTGCTGGCGCATGGTCGACAGGCACTCGACCTCGCGCCGGTCATCGGCCGCCGTCGTCATCAGCAGCAGGGTGAAGCCGGCCTGCCGCGCCCGGTCTTCGGCCCCCTTGACGATCTGCGCCGCGCCGGACGACCCGATCTCCGGGAGCATGATGCCCAGGCAGCGGGACTGCCGCGTCTGCAGCCCCCGCGCCAGCGTGTTGGGCACGTACCGCAGGTGGTCGATCGCCTCCAGCACCCGCAGCCGCGTGGGTTCGTCGACCGGCTTGGAGTTGTTCACCACACGCGACACGGTCGAGAACGACACGCCGGCCACCCGGGCCACATCCTTGATGGTGGCCGGCTTGCTTGGCTGTGCGACCCGGACGCGTGCCAACAGAACACCCCTCGATGCAATAGAAAAATTCCTCGCCCAGCTGGCGAGACAACGTTTGCCTGTAGTGGGAGCATCATGGCGCAGGCGTCCGCGCAAGTCAAGGTGCAGGGCACGGTCACCGATGGCCGCTCGGAATCACGTGTGTCGAACGACCGGATGGGATGGCGTTGATCATGGAGGTGTCGCTGATCCGCCCCCGGTCAGCCAGGCGGCGTGTTGGGCACATCCCGGTGCCCGGCGTGGCGTGTGTGGTGGCCCCACGAGTGCGGCAGCCGACCTGCAGACCGCCGATCATGGCCTGATCACGGGTGAGCCCCTACTGTGCAGGCACTTCGACCGGCGGACGGTGAACGGGCATCACGTGGCGAAGTGCATCGTCGTGGTGTCGACGGGGCCACCTCCCTGCCCCTGGCCCCCTGTCCCGGAACCTCTGGATGAATCCATGATCCGCCCCGCCCTGGAACGCGCCTGAGGCCCTAGCCGGGTGCTGGAGTGGCGCGAGTGCCGTCAGGGGCTACGTCAGGCCCCTGGCCGCGTCGGAGGACGACATGTTCGATGGAGTGAGTCAGCGTCTGACCACCTGGGCCACCACGCAGGGGGCCGGCGCGGTCGTCTTCGCCGGGGACGCCCCACACGACAGCACGCTGGCCGCGCGGCTGAGCCTGCTGGGAATCCTGCCATTTCCGCCGCCGCGCACCCTGACCCGCGCGCCGCTGCGCTTCCGGTTGCGCTACCTGGTGACCTGCCCGTCCACCACGCCAGAGGCGCAGACCCTGCTGGGACGGCTGCTGGTCAGTGCCCTGCAGGAGCCGGAGCTGCAGGTCGAACTGGGTGACATCGCGCCGGAGTGGTGGTCGGCGCTGGGCTGGCCCCCCCAGCCGGCCTTCTGGCTGCTCGTGCCGGTCAGTGTGCCGCTGGCGGAGCCGACCGCCCCGCTGGCCCGGGAACACGTGCTCAGCGTGCAGACCTCCGGGCGGGCGTGGCGGCGCGGCACCGTGACCGACGCCCGGGGCCAGCCGGTGGCCGGCGCCCGCGTGCAGCTCGGCGGTGCCCCGGAACCGCTGTACACCGACGCCTCCGGGCACTTTGAGCTGGCCGCCCGGCCGGAGGACACGCTGCACGTGGCGGCCGTGGTCGACGGACAGGTGCGGGAGGTGCGCGTTCAGCCGCCGGGGCGGGACGCCGGATGGCCGGTGCAGGTGCCGCCCCCCGAGTAGCCGCGATCGGCCCCGTCACCGTCCCCCACCCGCCGGTCTTCCCTGAGGAGGAGTCTCCATGCCGAACTATCTTGCGCCGGATGTCTACGTCGAGGAAGTGCCGGGCGGCCCGCGCCCGATCGAGGCGGTGGGCACGAGCACGGCCGCCTTCATCGGCGCCGCGCCGGACGCGGACGCGCTGACGCAGGGCATCCGCGCGGTCACCAACTGGTCGGAATTCCAGCGGCTGTACGCCGCACAGGGGCAGGCGGGCACCGACCTGTCGCAGGCGGTGTTCGGCTTCTTCCAGAACGGCGGTCAGCGCTGCTACGTGGTGAACACCGGCCCGGCGCGCGACCTGGGGGCGGCCCTGAACCTCGTCGCGCAGCGCGACGACGTGGCGATCGTGGCGGCGCCGGGCTTCACCGACGCGGCCAGTTACGACGCCCTGCTGACCCACTGCGAGACGCTGGGCGACCGCGTGGCCATTCTGGACGCCCCGCGCGACGTGCCGGACGTGATGGCCCTGACGCGGGTGGCCCGCCCGGTGCCGGCGGTCCGCGCGGGGGCGGACACGTCCACCCGGGAAGGAGCGGAGCGAGACGGCCCTGGCCGGCCCCCGCCCGGCGAGTTGGACGGGCTGCGGCCCCGGCAGTCCGACAATGGGTACGGCGCGCTGTACTTCCCGTGGCTGAGGGTGCGTGATCCGGGCAATCCGGCCGAACTGATCGACGTCCCGCCGAGTGGCCATATGGCGGGTATCTGGGCGCGCACCGACGCGATGCGCGGCGTCCACAAGGCCCCGGCCAACGAGGCGGTCCGCGGGGCGCTCGACCTGAGCTACCACCTCACGCGGGCTGAGCAGGAGCAGCTCAACAGCCACGGTGTGAACTGCGTTCGCTTCTTCTCCAGTGAGGGTGTGCGGGTGTGGGGGGCGCGCACGGTCGCCGCCAGTGCCAGCGAGTTCCGTTACCTGAACGTCCGGCGGCTGTTCAACATGATCAAGGAGTCGATTGCCCTGAGCACGCGCTGGATCGTGTTCGAGCCGAACGACGAGACGCTGTGGAAGTCAATCCGCCGGGACGTCAATGCCTTCCTGCTGCGGCTGTGGCGGGATGGAGCGCTCATGGGCCGCACGCCCCAGGAGGCGTTCTTCGTCAAGTGCGACCGGGAGACCAATCCGCCGGAGGTGATCGACGCCGGGCAGGTGGTCACGCTGATCGGCGTGGCCCCGGTCAAGCCAGCAGAGTTCATTGTGTTCCGCCTGAGCCAGATGGATCAGCGCAGCGACACGCAGGGGCCGGGTGAATGAGGGTGCCAGAGAATCTCGATCCGTACCGAAGCTACAACTTCAAGATCGTCATCCAGGGCGTGGTGGAAGGGCATTTCACGCAGTGCAGCGGCCTCGGCGTGCGCGTGGGCGTGATCCGCTACCGCGAGGGTGGCAACGGCCAGGTCGCCCGCGCGCTGCCGGGCCGCGTGGAGTACGCGGACGTGGAGCTGAAGTATGGCCTCACCAAGTCCCGCGAGCTGTGGGACTGGTTGATGACGGCCGTGCAGGGCGAGGTCGTCCGCAAGAATGTCTCGATCCTGATGCTCGACGCGCAGGGCACGCAGGAGGTCATGCGCTGGAACCTCGTGAACGCGTGGCCGTCGCAGTGGCGGGGTGCAGTGCTGGACGCCATGAGCCAGGAAGCTGCGCTGGAGCACCTGACGCTGGTGTACGACACCCTCGAGCGCGCATGAGGTGGCCCCGCCCCCCGAGACCCGTGCGGCGGTGGCTGCGGCGCTGGGCGCTGGACGCTGTGCGTGCCCTGGACGCGTGGGAGGACGAGCCGGCCGCTGCCGGGCCGTCCGGGGCACCACAGGTGTGGCTACAGCGTGTCCGCGCCGCGCCAGGGGTGGACTGGCTGGGGGTGGGGGCGGAGAGACCGGCGGCGCACACGGCAGAACCGCACCGCCTCCTGACCTTCAGCGCGGAGCGTCCGGCCGTCCTGGCGGCGTCTGCCCCAGGCACCGCGTCGCCGCGCCGGCAGGACACGTCGCCGGCCCTGGTCTTCTCCGCGCGGCCTCCGGCCACCGATGCCCGGCCGGTGTTCCCGGAACGTCCACCCACGGCACCCGTCGTCCGTACCGAAGTGCGCGAGGTCAGGTCTCCAGCTCCATCCAGGCCGGGCTGGGAGCCGCCCGCGCCTGACACTCCGCCTGCACCGCTCCGCTGGCCCGATGTCGCCCCGACTCCGGCGCCTCCACCGTGGCTGGCCGCCGCGCCGGATGGGGCGAGCCCAGCGGTGCCGACGTGGCCGGACAGATCAGAGCCGACACGGGAACCGCGCCCGGCGTGGCCCCAGACGCCCTCCAGCGCAGCACCCACCACGACGTTTCCCCCGGCGGCGGCCACCCCGTCTGGGAGTGGATGGCCGGCCGCTCCTGACGATTCTTCAGACGACTGGCCCGACCTGCCCACGCCAGCCCCGGACGTGGTGGACCTCTTTCATGCCGCGCAGCGCGAGCAGGAACGCTGGCGGGAGCTGGAACGCGAACAGGCAGGTGAACGGTGGAACGGGTGAGTTTCCTGATTGAGGCCACGAACGAGCGGGTGTCGTGCCTGCTGAATCCCGAGCTGCTGACCGTGACGCGGCAGGCCGGCGTGGGAGCGGGCCGCTCGGTGGGCGGGCTGCTGGGCGGCCGGGCGCTGGGCGACGATCCGCTGCTGGCGCTGGGGGGCGGCGTGACCGAACTGGAGCTGAGACTGCTCTTTGACACCTCCGTGCAGGAACCGCCGCAGCGCGTGACGGACGTACGCGAACTGACCCGCCCGCTGTGGCAGCTGGCCGAGGAGCAGCGTTCTCCAGGCCGCGCGCCAGCCCTGGCCCGCGTGCGCTTCCTGTGGGGCAAGTCCTGGAACGTGCCCGGCGTGATCCTGGCGGTCAGCGAGCGCTTTGAGCAGTTCGCCGCGAGCGGGGCGCCGCAGCGCTCGTGGCTGCGCCTGCGCCTGCGCCGCGTGTCCGAGCAGGCGCCGGGCGGCATGGGCGCCGATCCGGTGGTCGCGCCCAGCCATGGCCGCTGGCCGGCCCTGACGTTCGCCGGGGCCGATCCAGCCGCGCCGGCCGACGTCTACGCCGTGCAGGGCGACGGGGTGCAGGCGGGCAGCCGCCTGGACACGCTGGCTGCCCAGGTGTATGGCGACCCGGCCGCGTGGCGGGCCATCGCGGCTGTCAACGACCTCGCCAGTCCCTTCGGGCTGGTGGCCGGGCAACTGCTGCGGCTGCCCGAGGTGCTGTCCGTCGCTGTGTCGGGCGGGCTGGATGCCACGGTCTCCGGCGGCACGCCATGACAGCACCCGTGCTGACGAGGCCGACAGCGGTGCTGCGCGTGGTGCTGGCCGGGCAGCCCCTGGAGGTCTGGGACGGTGCGGTGCACGCCCTGCGGGTCATGCAGCGCCTGTCTCTGCCGGCCGCCTGCGAACTGGTACTGCGGGGGCCCGGCCTGCCGCCCGCGCAACCCGGCGACCCGCTGGTGGTCGAGGACGCGCACGGCGGGCCGGCGGTGTTCACGGGCGAGGTCTCGGCCGTGGGTGTCGAATTCCTGGCGGGCGGCACGAGGGAGGTGCGCGTGCGCGCTTACGACCCCCTCCAGCGCCTGCGCCGTCGCCAGACCGCTCGGGTGCACGCCGGCCAGGATCTGCGCACCCTCGCGGAGGAACTCGCCGCCGGACTGGGGCTGGATGTGCAGCTCGACGTGCCGGCCCTGACCCGGACGTGGGGCGCGCAGGTGCGGCAGTCAGATTTCGACGTGCTGCGGCGCCTCAGTGAACGCAGCGGCCGGGCCTTCCGGGTGCAGGGCGGACATCTCGACTTCGTGGGGCCCGCCGGGGACGGCACCGTGACCCTGCTGCGGCTGGGTCAGGATCTGCTGGAGGTGCGCGTGGAACGGGGCGCCGATCCCGCCTGCGAGTCGGTGGAGGTGCGTGGCTGGAACGTCCTGACCGTCCAGGCCGTGCAGGGCCGCGCCGGAGAGGGCGGTGCCCGCCAGATTGTAGGCGTGCCGGCCGAGAACGACGAGGAGGCGCAGTGGCTGGCGCAGGCGGAACTGGACTGGCGCGCCCGCGCCGCGCACACCTGCCGGGGCGTGAGTCTGGGCGACCCGCGCCTGAGGCCGGGCGGCGGCGTGCGCCTGGAGGGCCTGGGGGATGGCCTGGACGGCGGGTTCGTGCTGACCGAGGTCACGCACCGCGTCGAGGCCGGCCTGGGCTTCGTCACCGAGTTCGGCAGTGCCCCCCTGCCGCCACCCGTCCCGCCGGTGCCGGGGGCGACCCTGGGCGTGGTGTCGCAGGTGGACGATCCTGACACGCTCGGGCGGGTGCGCGTGACCCTGCCCGCCCAGGGCGACCTGGAGAGCGGGTGGCTCCCCGTGCTAAGCCTGGCCGCCGGGCCGGATCGGGGCCTGATGCTCCTGCCGGACGTGGGCGACACGGTGCTGGTGCTGCTGCCCGCCGGGGACGGCAGCTCCGGCGTGGTGCTGGGCGGCCTGTACGGGGCGGGGGGCATGCCTGACAGCGGCATCGAGGGCGGACAGACCCGGCGCTACACGCTGCGCACGGCGGTCGGGCAGCAGGTCGTGCTGGACGCGGCGGCCGGCGTGCTGCGCCTGGAGGACGGCCAGGGCAGCGCCGTGGAACTCACCCCGGAGGCCCTGCGGGTTCATGCCCGGAACCGGCTGATCCTGGAAGCGCCGGGGCAGGACGTCCTGATCCGGGGTGGGCGCATCAACTTCGAGAGGGCCTGATGAAACTCCTGACCGACAGAGCAACGCTGGTCTGCGCGCACGAGATCGGCCGGGTGAGCCTGCAGGCCTCGCAGGCCCTGGTGTACGTCGAGGGCCAGCCGCTGCTGGTGGACGACGATCCCGAGGGCCGGCCCATCCGCTTGTGCCCGAACTACGGCGTGGCCATCAAGCCCTGCCAGCGCACCCTGAAGGTGCACCAGGGCTATTCCACGCTCTTGTGGATCGGCGGGAAGCGCGTGGCCCTGGACAGCGTGCGTGGCCTGACCGACGGCACGCCGCCCGGCGTGGTCGAGTATGTGGTGCGCCAGCCCGGCCAGGAGCTGCTGGAGGAGCGCCCATGACCGCGCCGGATCAGGGCTGGCGCTTCGTGCACCCGGATCTGGACGCCGGCGAGGCGAGTGCGGACGGGCCGGGGCTGCGGCTGGCACCGGGCGGGGGCGTGCAGGTGGCGCGCGGCGGGGCGCTGGTGCGGCAGGCCCTGCTCCTGCTGCTCTCGACCCGGCCCGGCGAGCGGGTCATGCGGCCCGCCTACGGCTGCCACCTGCCCCGGCTGATGTTCGCGCCGAACGACGACACGACCGCCGGGCTGGCGATCCACTACGTGAGACAGGCCATCGAGCGCTGGGAGCCGCGTGCCCAGATCCTGCAGCTGGACGCCGGCCGCGACCCGGGCGCGCCGGAGGTGCTGCGCGTGACCCTGCGCTACCGCGTGCGCGCGACCCTGCACGAGGACGAACTCCAGCTGCGGCTGAACCTCGCGGGAGGGACGTGATGGCGTTGCCCCTCCCGAACATGGACGACCGCACCTTCGAGCAGCTGCGCGAAGCGGCCATCGCCCGCGCACGCCAGAGCGCCCCCGACTGGACAGACTTCTCGGCCGGCGAGCCGGGCACGGTGCTGCTCGAAGCCTTCGCGTTCCTGACCGACACCATGATCTACCGCCTCAACCGCCTGCCGCAGCGGGCCTACGTGGAGTTCCTGCGGCTGCTGGGTGTGGTGATGCTGCCGCCCTCGGCCGCGCGGGTCACGCTTCGCTTCACACGCACCGGGTCGCCGGACGCCGCGCTCCGCCTTCCGGCGGGTACCTGCGTGACCAGCGGGGCGACCGCGTCCGGCACGGCGTCCGTGTTCTCCACCCTCCGGGACGCTGAGCTGCCCGCCGGCAGCGGTGGCGTCGACGTCCCCGCCATCCACGCCGAGTTCGTCGTGGGCGAGCTGCTGGGCGTCACTGGCGCGGCCGGCGGCACCTTCACCGTGGCCCGGCCACCCATCGTCGCGCCGGTCACCGACGCGCAGGGGGCCGACCTGATCGTGGCGGTCGAGGCCCAGCCCGCCGAGGTGCAGCCCAGCACGCCGATCATGACCTGGGAGGGGAAGGTGTACCGGATCGCCCGCGAGGTGCCGTTCTTCAGTGCCGGGGGGGGCGACCCGCAGAGTTATCTGGCCGACCGGCTGGCCGGCAGCGTGACCTTCCCACCCGGCGCGGCGGGCCGCCCGCCCCCGGTCGCGGCGGGCCGCGAGGTGCGCGCGTGGTACTGGCGTGGCGGTGGCGAGGACGGCAACGTGGCCCCCGGCACCCTGACCACCGTGCAGGGCACGTGGCCCGGTGTCATGGTGACCAACCCGGCCGCCGCGTCCGGTGGGCAGGCGGCCGAGACGCTGGACCGCGCCCTGGTGCGTGGTCCCCAGCACATCCGGCACCAGCACCGCGCGGTGACGGCCTCCGACTACGAGTTCATCGCGCTGGCGCACGCCCGCTCGGTGGCCCGGGCGCGGGCGTTCACGCAGCGCGAGCTGTGGGCGCACGGCACGCCCGGCACCGTGGGGCTGGTGCTGGTGCCCGAGGTGCCGCCCGGTGAGCGCGCGCAGCTCACGCCGGAGCGGCTGCTGGGCGCGCAGCAGCCCGAGGTGCTGGGGAATATCGGCCGGGCCGTCGAGGCGCGGCGCATCCTGGGCACCGCCTGCGACGTGCAGTGGGCCCGCTGCAAGACCGTGCGGGTCAGCGCGCGGATCGTGGCGCGGCGCTATCAGAACCGCGAGCAGATCCGCGCGCGCGTGCTGGAACGCCTGCAGCTGACCATCAACCCGCTGCCCACCGCCCACAGCGAGCACGGCTGGCGCTTCGGCCAGACGCTGCGCGCCTCGGACGTGTACGGCGTGGCGCTGGCCGAGCCGGGCGTGGCGTGGGTAGACCGGGTCGGTCTGTCCGTGGACGAGCAGCCCGGGGGCGAGGTGCGCGCGCTGGATCGTGACGCCTTCCAGCCGGGCACGTGGTACGCCGCGTGCGGCGAGCGCGTCTTCCGCTCGCTGAATGACGGCGAGGGCTGGGAGGCGGTGCTGACCGTGCCGGGCGAAGCGCTGCGGCTGGTGCGCGCCCACCCCGCGCAGCCCGGTGTCCTGGCTGCGGTGGCAGAGACGGCCGCGCAGGGCGTGACCGTCCGGGTGTCGCTCGATTGCGGCGAGAGCTGGCAGCCCCCGCAGACCCTGGACGTGAAGGTGCAGGACGCCGCGTGGGTCACGCGCGCGGGGCAGGTGTCGCTGCTGCTCGCCACCGATACCGGCCTGCTGGATGTGCTCGTGGTGCCTGGAGGCGTGCGCGTGACGCCGCTGGCCGTCACGCCGGGCACCCCCAATCTGCCGCTGTACGCCGTGGCAGCCCATCACGACCCACAGGGCGACGTGACGGTCGCGGTCGCGGCACAGTCGCTGGGCGGGGTGTACCTGTCGGGGGGTGGGGGCAGCAAGTCCTTCCGCGCCATCGGTCTGAACACCCTGGACGTGCGGGTGCTGGCGGTGCAGCGTGACGGTGGCCGCGCCTTCCTGTGGGCGGGCCTGGCGGCGGTGGGCGACGAGGACGGCCCCGGCTGCCGGCGCTGGGAACTGCGCGGCCAGGAGGATCCCCCGGAGGGCTGGGTCACCCACAGCGCCGGCTGGCAGGGCGGCAGCTGTCTCGCGCTGGCCTTCACGCCGGACGCCGCCTACGCCGCGTCGCATCACATGGGGGTGGCGAGGTGGCCCCTCGCGGCGGGCGCGGCCACCTGGGCGGCGCCGGCGGTGGACAGTGGCCTCCCGCTGAACGACCAGCGGCGCTTCGAGCGCGTGCGGGCCGTGGCTGCGGCGCCGCAGCTCGTCCTGGCCGGCGGGCCGTGGGGCCTGCGGGTCAGCCGCGACGCCGGGCAGACCTACCAGCCGGTCGTGCCGGAGGGCGGGGCCGACGCCGTGACCCTGCCGCCCACGTGGCTGTTCTGCTCCGGTGCGCATGACATCGAGGTGGTGGATGAGGATGAAGCGACCCGACCTTGACCGCCTGCTGCCCGAGGTCATGCAGCGCGCTGCCCAGCCGGGGCAGCCGCTGGCCGCCGCCCTGGACGTCATGGAGGCGCTGGTCACGCCGGTCGAGGACGCGCTTGCAGGAGTGGACGCGGTGCTGAGCCCCTACCGCGCGCCCGACGCCTTCCTGCCATGGCTGGCGGGCTGGCTCGACCTGGACGGCCTGCTGCGTCCGGGGCCGCTGGAGACGCGGTACGCGCCGGGCCTGTCGCAGCTGCGGCTGCTCATCGCTCGCACCATGCCGCTGAACTTCATGCGCGGCACCGCGCGTGGCCTGATCGGCGTGCTGGAGGCCGCGACTGGCGTCAGCGGCT from Deinococcus sp. AB2017081 encodes the following:
- a CDS encoding LacI family DNA-binding transcriptional regulator — translated: MARVRVAQPSKPATIKDVARVAGVSFSTVSRVVNNSKPVDEPTRLRVLEAIDHLRYVPNTLARGLQTRQSRCLGIMLPEIGSSGAAQIVKGAEDRARQAGFTLLLMTTAADDRREVECLSTMRQQQIDGVIWVAASYTALHDQWLGHHAMPAVVIAQDFSTHGLPSVVVDNERAAFDATRHLIEQGHTRIAMITADLADHAVGQARRRGFELALSAHQLTLDPALVTSGDVSSHDSGYAAMERLLPLAPSAVLAASDILAIGAMQAILERGLSIPGDLSVMGFDDLDIAAHPALRLSTVALDFSELGQIAARTLIHSLSGEGSVPLVQTLPHRLVLRDTVRHL
- a CDS encoding carboxypeptidase-like regulatory domain-containing protein, translated to MFDGVSQRLTTWATTQGAGAVVFAGDAPHDSTLAARLSLLGILPFPPPRTLTRAPLRFRLRYLVTCPSTTPEAQTLLGRLLVSALQEPELQVELGDIAPEWWSALGWPPQPAFWLLVPVSVPLAEPTAPLAREHVLSVQTSGRAWRRGTVTDARGQPVAGARVQLGGAPEPLYTDASGHFELAARPEDTLHVAAVVDGQVREVRVQPPGRDAGWPVQVPPPE
- a CDS encoding phage tail sheath family protein, which gives rise to MPNYLAPDVYVEEVPGGPRPIEAVGTSTAAFIGAAPDADALTQGIRAVTNWSEFQRLYAAQGQAGTDLSQAVFGFFQNGGQRCYVVNTGPARDLGAALNLVAQRDDVAIVAAPGFTDAASYDALLTHCETLGDRVAILDAPRDVPDVMALTRVARPVPAVRAGADTSTREGAERDGPGRPPPGELDGLRPRQSDNGYGALYFPWLRVRDPGNPAELIDVPPSGHMAGIWARTDAMRGVHKAPANEAVRGALDLSYHLTRAEQEQLNSHGVNCVRFFSSEGVRVWGARTVAASASEFRYLNVRRLFNMIKESIALSTRWIVFEPNDETLWKSIRRDVNAFLLRLWRDGALMGRTPQEAFFVKCDRETNPPEVIDAGQVVTLIGVAPVKPAEFIVFRLSQMDQRSDTQGPGE
- a CDS encoding phage tail protein; translation: MRVPENLDPYRSYNFKIVIQGVVEGHFTQCSGLGVRVGVIRYREGGNGQVARALPGRVEYADVELKYGLTKSRELWDWLMTAVQGEVVRKNVSILMLDAQGTQEVMRWNLVNAWPSQWRGAVLDAMSQEAALEHLTLVYDTLERA
- a CDS encoding phage baseplate assembly protein V; this encodes MTAPVLTRPTAVLRVVLAGQPLEVWDGAVHALRVMQRLSLPAACELVLRGPGLPPAQPGDPLVVEDAHGGPAVFTGEVSAVGVEFLAGGTREVRVRAYDPLQRLRRRQTARVHAGQDLRTLAEELAAGLGLDVQLDVPALTRTWGAQVRQSDFDVLRRLSERSGRAFRVQGGHLDFVGPAGDGTVTLLRLGQDLLEVRVERGADPACESVEVRGWNVLTVQAVQGRAGEGGARQIVGVPAENDEEAQWLAQAELDWRARAAHTCRGVSLGDPRLRPGGGVRLEGLGDGLDGGFVLTEVTHRVEAGLGFVTEFGSAPLPPPVPPVPGATLGVVSQVDDPDTLGRVRVTLPAQGDLESGWLPVLSLAAGPDRGLMLLPDVGDTVLVLLPAGDGSSGVVLGGLYGAGGMPDSGIEGGQTRRYTLRTAVGQQVVLDAAAGVLRLEDGQGSAVELTPEALRVHARNRLILEAPGQDVLIRGGRINFERA
- a CDS encoding GPW/gp25 family protein; the encoded protein is MTAPDQGWRFVHPDLDAGEASADGPGLRLAPGGGVQVARGGALVRQALLLLLSTRPGERVMRPAYGCHLPRLMFAPNDDTTAGLAIHYVRQAIERWEPRAQILQLDAGRDPGAPEVLRVTLRYRVRATLHEDELQLRLNLAGGT
- a CDS encoding baseplate J/gp47 family protein — protein: MALPLPNMDDRTFEQLREAAIARARQSAPDWTDFSAGEPGTVLLEAFAFLTDTMIYRLNRLPQRAYVEFLRLLGVVMLPPSAARVTLRFTRTGSPDAALRLPAGTCVTSGATASGTASVFSTLRDAELPAGSGGVDVPAIHAEFVVGELLGVTGAAGGTFTVARPPIVAPVTDAQGADLIVAVEAQPAEVQPSTPIMTWEGKVYRIAREVPFFSAGGGDPQSYLADRLAGSVTFPPGAAGRPPPVAAGREVRAWYWRGGGEDGNVAPGTLTTVQGTWPGVMVTNPAAASGGQAAETLDRALVRGPQHIRHQHRAVTASDYEFIALAHARSVARARAFTQRELWAHGTPGTVGLVLVPEVPPGERAQLTPERLLGAQQPEVLGNIGRAVEARRILGTACDVQWARCKTVRVSARIVARRYQNREQIRARVLERLQLTINPLPTAHSEHGWRFGQTLRASDVYGVALAEPGVAWVDRVGLSVDEQPGGEVRALDRDAFQPGTWYAACGERVFRSLNDGEGWEAVLTVPGEALRLVRAHPAQPGVLAAVAETAAQGVTVRVSLDCGESWQPPQTLDVKVQDAAWVTRAGQVSLLLATDTGLLDVLVVPGGVRVTPLAVTPGTPNLPLYAVAAHHDPQGDVTVAVAAQSLGGVYLSGGGGSKSFRAIGLNTLDVRVLAVQRDGGRAFLWAGLAAVGDEDGPGCRRWELRGQEDPPEGWVTHSAGWQGGSCLALAFTPDAAYAASHHMGVARWPLAAGAATWAAPAVDSGLPLNDQRRFERVRAVAAAPQLVLAGGPWGLRVSRDAGQTYQPVVPEGGADAVTLPPTWLFCSGAHDIEVVDEDEATRP
- a CDS encoding phage tail protein: MKRPDLDRLLPEVMQRAAQPGQPLAAALDVMEALVTPVEDALAGVDAVLSPYRAPDAFLPWLAGWLDLDGLLRPGPLETRYAPGLSQLRLLIARTMPLNFMRGTARGLIGVLEAATGVSGFHVQENVTAGGEPRAFHLLVRAPPDSARYAELVRHLVELEKPVALTHEVVWPTPGGTS